Within the Platichthys flesus chromosome 8, fPlaFle2.1, whole genome shotgun sequence genome, the region gGTTACGGACAAAAGTAACAAACATATTTTGAACAAACAGGGTCTCAttctaaaacacaaaacattgcatCAGAGGGATTCTTGATTGGTGTACATGTATGTCAGGAAAAGGTAGACTTATAAACTTAAGCTGGGAGCATCCTCCACTGCTTACCACTACCGAGTTCACACTAGGTGATTTTTACCAACACAAGCCCCACATTAGAGCTAAATTGGCAAAACGCCAAACGCTATGAGTCAACTCTTTAAAGACAGGACATAAGGGGGTCGCAGACACATTGCCTCCTCTGGCTAGATTTCTGGCAGGCTAAATATCTTGTCAATTGGTGACTGTAACAGTCTGGCAATTTAGATTGTATTTGTCAGGCTAAATTCTgtaagtgttttctgtttatctgttagatctctgttgtttatgtttgagttgttttcgTGTTtgcactctgtgtttctgtttcctgcttagttttgtagtctctgttccttgtgtgttgtttctgtcttcacttcctgtcagtgattgttttcccagtcctcatgtgtttcacctgtggttAATTGGccctgccttccctctgtgtatataagcctctgtccttccctttATCCTTGTCGGATTGTTCTTGCGTTGTTGCTGTTCCTCGCTGTCTTGTtggttttcctgctgtgtttcttgGTGCTGTCCTTTCCTGCGTTCCTGTTCTGATCTCCTGAGCCTtgtgtaagcttccttgtgttttggTCCTCCTGTTCTTGTCTTTCCAGTTTGTCAACTCCTttagtgtttatgtttgtctAGTTATaaactctttttattttaaatactcTTTTTGTTAACTACCTCTGCTTCTGGGTCCATCTAATTCCACCATCCTGACAGTGACAACTAAAGCCAATTACAGCAGGCCATACACATTTGTCAGGGGTATCTCTTGgggaaaaactgtattttcaacaatcctgtgtgtgttttagaatgTTATGTGTTTATATTCTGATTTAATAGTCTAGTCTTGCCTTGGTTTAGGTGGGGCAAAAATGCCCCCCTCTTCCAACATACAGTACTGACTGCACCAACAcagtacttttttatttatgtctgtattaGCCAACccttgtttaatgttttttttatgaaattgatTAAATATCAAGTCTTTATGAATGACATGGAGGGAGCACATCTGACTTCCATGTTCTCATTAGCATAGAGAATATGATCTTCATGTACCTTAGTTTAAATAGACACAACTGGAAAGAAGGTGCACCAGAGGAGCAAAACTAAAAGAAACTACGACACTCAGTGGTGCACACAGCTCCCACAGAGCCCAATAGTCTtcctatgaaaccacattcaaattcactaatcgcagatttttattcagaactTCACCATTTTTTTGCCCTTTCAAACATATATCAGACCCCTCAGCAAGTCAGATTTCTCCTCATGATACTTCTAAACCTCCCTTTGctcaagaaagtgaaaaaaagtcCTGGATCtgacccctgatctggatccattCCAAAGCTTAATGGTGTCTTCCTAAGGTTATGCCCCACCCCTCGACAAAATTCGATGGAAATAAATTGAGAAGTTTTGCATTATCCtgttaactaacaaacaaacatagaaaagaaaagaacctcATAGGTGCTTGAACATGGGGCCTCTTCAAACCATGGCCACAGGAGTTGCACATTAATGCAGCTGAATCCTGGAAAGCAGTTGACAAACAGTGAACCTGAGGTTTTGCCTCTAGAAGTCCTGCAGCCATGAGAACGACACCACTGTGATAAAACACTGGCAAGTGATCTGCTCATTTTTGTACTTTAGGAGTTAAAAGTAGTTTTTAAGGAGTAACACCATACCATCAGAACTATAGAAGCCCATCAGCAAGTGGTGATTTACGCTGAATTCAAAATactgtactaattgtaagtgtAACACATTTCTACTTGCCATTTGTCTGGGAATAGCAGGTTTTAGCTGGCTGGTGAGAATggattttgtgtatttatataatcAACAACATGATATAGTTTTGTCATTTAGGTGAGAAAATGGTAATAATGGTTAATAATTAATTACCAGTTAGTCATTTAAAATGTGGATCATAGGGTATGCTTTACTTATTAGAGATGTTTATATGCATCAACAGAGGTTGTCCCTAGAGGAGGTCTTTGGACTATGGGAGAAAACCAGAGCACTACGACAAAACACCGCACCACTGATGGGAGCagctagcctgacgttgtcatactcacaattctagtcagaatgtgagtctgataccgctccattgggctgtgattatggggcgtgtttcaaccgaaccaggaaataaaattcctcttcgctcaattggatagacctacaaccaatcagagcaacgtagtatgtgacgtatgtaaagcgacgcatagttgttgtcaacagaactcagctgcacgcacgctgggagatgtagaagaagatcagtaaaaacgatttttgccggggttgtaaaaataatttaaggatacatGGAGAGCTTACCAACACcatcagcatttttgagagaaacagttaatGTAACAGCCCCCGCCCCCGAACATGACTCAGAGTTTCTCTACTGATGTCACAcggctctttattgttcacttcatcatAGCCGTAAATACACCGTAAAACTTGAATGACATTTAGTATacgatattttaatccataaaaccaaacaaaaacgttaaaatacaataaaaaaacaaatcaccacGAGAAAAGTCTGATGCGTTAACGTGACATAGCGACTCCTGTTCCGCgctacctgcagcaaagtaaatgggaccagcttccttaccttgttccgctggcgaggggtgttaaactatagtttttgacaaatgccgCACAGCCCGCGTCCGGTCGTTGTTCCTGCTCCTATCCTTGtgccggtgttccagtttaactggcgggcatggcttctggcgacattccagatgttgaggctgttttttaagagccggtggcagattcgtcattttcacaaagcgcctgtgtgtgaagtgtggtgATCTACTGATGGTATTGCTGacctacaaaaacccttcacgagttcatgtgtccgtgtcagcatcACATTGAGACCGCAATAagcatttaaatggtaaaaaaaaaaaaaatgtaaaaaaaaccttgaacgggatttgaaacaacaagctgaaacacTATAAGCGtctagcctgatgacgatctcactacgCCACCGAGTTGCTGAAATTTGCATCGTGCGTTAGATAAATGTctcgttctttgctttgtcagctgtatatcaccagatgtgctttaaggtaacgcccatgtcatctggtgatagtccgaacacagaataaacgtaataccaggctttacaaatctgacgctcctcttcataggagacacagggagcattgaagaacacacaagcgtcaccagctccactcgaagtgcttttgtttgtcgctggtgatcattacaacgcgcacacaccaaacaacaggtacatgtaaacatccctcacatcaactaggcggaagctcgagcggtgttttcatgagttaagttggtgaacgtgcttctaatggacgtgtggagctacacgtgtcctcctgtggctgctggttaaagtcagcggacgggattttaaaagatgttctcgttgTCGATGATCAGGTTCTGccatcggagaatgaaaacaagccaaacgcacatcacagaacgggtgtgttggtttttcatAGCTTCTGTaagtcaagtgttgtttatctgtgtgaaatcaacagatgatctgtccgaagtgtgttgagtgttgtcaacatgacacatgtgtgacgaggctaaatataaatgtgaaaaaatcccaccacgggaatcgatctgctgtggtccacataaaaataaacgtaGTGGCAATGGCACTGTCCACTGTACCACTGATAAGGTTACAGATGATAGATTCACCTGTATGCCTTTATcactgtgaagcctgtgcacaaCTTAACATGAGGtattgtttcagggaacacgcccaggttaacttgtgacagtcaaaatgtaaccgtaaactcagagttatcggtcacacgtcacacatttGGACACCGCTACGCCCGTGTGCTTAGCACACGCACGACATCATGAAAAACGGCTGTATCCTGCACTCATACAAAGCAGAAGCCACAAAAGAGTTTGCGTGCTTACTATAAGTCTGCGTTTCATGTGCTCGTTGATATCATGGTTGGTATGAAGCAAGTATACAAACACGAGTAATGAGAGGCTCGTAAGAGCTTGTAGTCGGGAAAAAATACTCATATCATGGTTTGGGGTAAGGTCTTTTATTGAGTGTCTAAATGCAACACATAGACATCTGCGCACTCATCTTCActttcatcaatcaatcacattttatttgtatagcccatattcacaaatcacaatttgtctcatagggctttaacatgatgtgacatcctctgtccttaaccctcaacaagattaatgaaaaaatactaaaaacccttttaacagggtaaaaatacgtagaaacctcagacacatgtgaggatccgtctcccaggacggacagaagcgcaatagatgtcaagtgtaggagaacatcatcaacattaaagttttcagcagcattgatgagggtaaacatgtctgacattttatcaatcaatcaagctaCCTTAAAAGCAAGGAGccggttaaaaataaatactagtAAACCggtttaaatacacaatggGCAATAAAAAGGTGCCTCCACAGGTGGTTGCCCAACACAGCTTCTGTGGAACCATTGATCACAAGGTGTGCAAGCAATCTGGAAGTAGAGAAAAGAATCTGTATGGCAGTACCATAACTAAGACGTGCATCAAGCGAAAGTGCTTAAAATCTGCCTTACCCATTGCACATCTGTGTCATATGAGCCACACGCTCGGCATAGGTTGGTCAAATCATCTGTTCATGAAACAtagttatgttatttttttcctaatGAATAGCTCACGTTTTACAATagctaataaaaacaaataagggACAAACCTGTTTCTTTGATCAGCCGTTTGCCTATCTGCAACCTCATCCTTAAAATGGAAGTCTTGTCAAAAacgtcctccatgtcctcttcATTAAGAATCATGTCTGCTAACTGGAACaagaaacaagtggaaaacacagGGATGCGTAAATGGTCCAACCATTTATTTCTCAAATATGATTCAAGCACCTTCACTTActttacacacaataacaccacATGAGGTTGCATCAACTTGTCGAGCGTGTGGTACTGTTTGACTGGACCAGCATGAGCAGTTGTGGCCCCGCTGCCTCATGAAAGCCCTTTGCAGCATAGGAATAATTAATAGCACGTTCAAAATTCTATGAACACCCTCCACACCAGGGCCCCCCTTACCTGGTTACTGCagtgcatttttttaatgcttctTCGCTAGCCCCAAATGGATCAACATAAAGGGACTGCCTCTTTTTAGGATACATCACCTGGACAAATTCGAAAATCAACAAGGAATTATTCTAACAACAGGAGCTGTATATTGTGATTATAGCCAAAGCCCCTTACAGTTAGTGTCCAGTGATGGTGCTCGCAGACAGCTCCAATCAGGACATCATAATCCAGGGGATCTATCTGCATTCATGCAATATAGAACACAGAAAATCAAACAGGTTTTCTCAGGAGCAATTTGCTCTAATATTAAgatgcagaataaataaatcatatgacCAAGACAAAAAAGGCCTACAAGTGAAGGAGCATGATTAAAAAGATCCTCCCTCATATGCAGTGTAGTCCCATTTATCACTTACCTTCCTCAGTCCTTTATTTTTACCTCTCCAAATGTCCGTCATTTGGAAGGAGTCAAGTAGATAtcccctgcctctgcctgcctctgAGAAATTACTCAGCGCAATCGTTAGGTATGCATTGATGATCTGTAATGGAATCAGATTTTAACCCACTTCTAAATTAAAAATCCAAATGATGAAAACTTTGCTTACTTCACTTTCCACAAGTGCATCTGGACGAAGGTGTTCCTGGAGGTTCCGTGTAAACAGTTTGTAAGGGCCTGCTTTGCTCCACAACACCTCCGGCTTTTTCCCAGCCCAAATGTTGTGTACCACTATGTAGAAAAAAGTTGACATATTACTTGCAATAAATATTAGCAAAATAACTTAAGTCATAATTAGCTATTAcctgtttccaaaatgtctgaAGGGACACACACTTTTGCAGATGGGGGTGACGGTGAGGCggctggagatgagggtgaCAGGGCTGGAGATGATGGggctggagatgagggtgaggcCACTGGAGATGAGGGGAACAGGACTGGAACTGAGGGTGCTGGAGCTGAGGTTGAGGCggctggagatgagggtgaCAGGGCTGGAGATGATGGggctggagatgagggtgaggcCACTGGAGATGAGGGGGACGGGACTGGAACTGAGGGTGCTGGAGCTGAGGTTGAGGCGACTTGAGATGAGGGGGACGGGACTGGAACTGAGGGTGCTGGAGCTGAGGTTGAGGCGACTTgagatgagggtgagagggacATTGCGGATTCGGTGATCCATTTGTGGGGGATGCACGGCGTAGGCTCAATATATGGGCTTAATTGGTCAATGTTGACTTTATGAATCACTTTACTTTTCGGCGTGACTAGATCCGCGCTTTTCCCCTCCAATTTCACGATCGTGAAGGGGCCGAGCATGGAGGtctccatttcccccccctttctctgctCCTGCCGTATGTTTGCCCGTTTCACCTTTTGGCCAACTTTAAAATGGTCGTCATGACcaatctcctctctctttctcgatCTTTTCCCTCACTTTCCCCATGTTGGCTTGAGCCCTTCTGTAGTGGGCAGGGAGGCTCTTCATTCCAACAGGTTGGGTCTCCTGGGCAATAAGAGCCTCCACACCATCATTTGTCACCTGTGTCAAGAAACGCATCAGAATGTTGAGTTACAGCGGCCATGAAGTGAAACATCCTAATTTCCAGTTtttcccaaaatacacacaatacatgTGTACTTTCCTACATACCAAATACTCCTCGGGAACCTCCGTAGGGCACCTGGCCTCACGTccaaacatgaggaaaaagGGGGAGTATCTGGTGGTTAATTGCTTCTTCGTCCTTAAAGCAAAAAGGGTTGCTTGGAGGTGGCCATCCCAGGTGTTTGGCTTTTCCCCCACCAATTTGGTCAAGGTCCTGTTAGGTCATACACACAACATTGAGACATTAAGATTGCAATGTGAAAAGTCACAAACTGACATACCATACCTCTGAATAGTTCCGTTCATTTTTTCCACCAAGCCGTTGGTCTGGGGGTGGTAGGGAGAGCAGAGACTTCTCTTAATGCCAAGCTTCTCATAGACATTATAgttgagctgaaagaaaagtggaaacattgATATTGAGCCCATAACATTTATAATACAGTGCCGCAGCTAGctattttggtgccctaagcataattCCTttatgatgcccccccccctccccttgaataaaaaaggtttgtttctaccagttttacattttattaaaacgaTAAAGGAAAATCTAATTGGTAAACCCAGTACACAAAACAGccaaaacatacatacacacaagtatTGAGATGTGCAAAATCTTCGTAGAAATTAAAGAGTCATccataaatacaaacttaaaagcagaagtatacaagtgagcaatcttcttCAATAAAGCATAGATTTAGAAGCAGAAAATTCACACCATCATAACTGTATTTGAGCAAttaaatatatctcttgttctgcctgttttgtgatatacatgccTAAAAGGTGCTTAATATTtatatactgaaataatatcggtattataattgtaagctattttatttaatgacgttattgttgagggttgagttgtatttcctgttctaagcgggttgttggtagtgactcttattttgaaagggttttttaaagtaaatgagATCTGTGACGATATGAGTTAAGTTGTAAAATGAGCGGAAATAAACAGGTGTGCTGTCCCGAACGCATGACCTGCTCTAGTGTCCCCCGTCGGCTGAGGCCGGACCTATGATACAACAAAACGagcggctacataattattataactgatGATTTTCCAGTTTCCTATTTTTTgatgccccctcaggactttgTGCCctacgcacagcgcgtagtgtgCGTtatgggagcggcggcgctgatGATACAGATGGATGAGAAGTTCTTACCGTATTAACAAATTCTCTTCCTTGGTCCGTGAGAAGCCTTTTTGGAGCACCAAACTTATAGAA harbors:
- the LOC133959265 gene encoding uncharacterized protein LOC133959265 codes for the protein MDHRIRNVPLTLISSRLNLSSSTLSSSPVPLISSRLNLSSSTLSSSPVPLISSGLTLISSPIISSPVTLISSRLNLSSSTLSSTPSSPALSPSSPAASPSPPSAKVCVPSDILETVVHNIWAGKKPEVLWSKAGPYKLFTRNLQEHLRPDALVESEIINAYLTIALSNFSEAGRGRGYLLDSFQMTDIWRGKNKGLRKIDPLDYDVLIGAVCEHHHWTLTVMYPKKRQSLYVDPFGASEEALKKCTAVTR